One Rosa chinensis cultivar Old Blush chromosome 3, RchiOBHm-V2, whole genome shotgun sequence DNA window includes the following coding sequences:
- the LOC112195278 gene encoding protein YIPF5 homolog, with the protein MAKEAKQFAIPPVVFPSGGNPSAGSNIQQRRVPTAPFQPPRSSASSIPFMSFDIGSAAAASTSGSFYGGPIGSGSSSLPGGTGFEDEEPLLDELGIHPDQIWRKTKSILHPFRVNPDLHKESDMSGPFLLYVSLCLFQLLAGKIQFGVILGWIIVSFFFLYVVVNMLAGRNGNLELHRCASVVGYSLLPVVILSATMLFVPQGGSFVFAVAAVFVLWATRVCTGLMVALVDGGDEHRGLIAYACFLIYTLFSFLVIF; encoded by the coding sequence ATGGCGAAGGAGGCGAAGCAGTTCGCCATCCCCCCGGTGGTTTTCCCCTCCGGCGGAAACCCCAGTGCCGGATCCAACATCCAGCAACGCCGCGTCCCAACGGCGCCGTTTCAACCACCCCGATCCTCCGCCTCCAGCATCCCCTTCATGTCCTTCGACATAGGCTCAGCCGCCGCCGCTTCCACCTCCGGAAGCTTTTACGGCGGTCCCATCGGCTCCGGCTCCTCCTCCCTCCCCGGTGGCACCGGCTTCGAAGACGAGGAGCCTCTTCTCGACGAGCTCGGTATTCACCCCGATCAAATCTGGCGGAAGACCAAGTCCATTCTCCACCCCTTCCGGGTCAACCCGGACCTCCACAAGGAGTCCGACATGTCCGGCCCCTTCCTCCTCTACGTCTCCCTCTGCCTCTTTCAGTTACTCGCCGGCAAGATCCAATTCGGCGTAATACTCGGCTGGATCAtcgtctccttcttcttcctgtaCGTCGTCGTCAACATGTTGGCGGGCCGTAACGGCAACCTAGAGCTGCACAGGTGCGCCAGCGTCGTTGGTTACTCTCTGTTGCCGGTGGTGATTTTATCGGCCACCATGCTCTTTGTGCCTCAAGGCGGGAGTTTCGTGTTCGCAGTGGCTGCCGTGTTTGTTTTATGGGCCACAAGGGTTTGCACCGGCCTCATGGTTGcgctcgtcgacggcggtgatGAGCATCGCGGCCTCATTGCGTATGCTTGTTTCTTGATTTACACTCTCTTTTCATTTCTGGTTATATTTTAG
- the LOC112192651 gene encoding DENN domain and WD repeat-containing protein SCD1 isoform X3 translates to MSCLSCCVSFSMTASLRRSANYASLVTDQSLVELHMAGLGLPDLDAWYMIETIAEKNNIGYTQFIKLRGLLSHVQQLRIGYWGISSFKAQSMSHGLASPRSKDAAVESQQPAEASGVGRSWVQSMFSRDNSTRLNSFSRVRKWTSDGGSPGSSVAKISCLHFMFFRYITIISCHEATNENGTSRKRELSAAGQKKTQTNVLVLRGHTGPITALHCVTRREVWDLVGDREDAGFFISGSTDCTVKIWDPSLPVDYDLCY, encoded by the exons ATGTCTTGTCTCAGTTGCTGCGTCTCTTTTTCCATGACTGCTTCATTGAGG AGGTCGGCCAACTATGCCTCTTTGGTGACTGATCAATCTTTGGTGGAATTACACATG GCTGGACTAGGACTTCCTGATCTTGATGCATGGTACATGATTGAAACAATAGCTGAGAAGAACAACATTGGATACACACAATTT ATAAAGCTGAGGGGGTTATTGTCGCATGTTCAACAACTACGAATTGGTTACTGGGGAATCAGTTCTTTCAAGGCCCAATCCATGTCTCATGGATTAGCATCTCCACGTTCAAAAGATGCTGCAGTTGAGAGTCAGCAACCTGCCGAGGCCTCCGGTGTTGGGAGGAGCTGGGTTCAGAGCATGTTCAGTAGGGATAATTCAACCAGATTAAACTCTTTCAGTCGTGTTCGCAAATGGACTTCTGATGGTGGCTCTCCAGGTAGTTCAGTTGCTAAAATTAGTTGCTTGCATTTTATGTTTTTTCGATACATCACCATAATTTCTTGTCATGAAGCTACAAATGAAAATGGGACATCTCGTAAGAGAGAATTATCTGCAGCTGGACAGAAGAAAACCCAAACCAATGTTCTAGTACTTAGAGGCCATACTGGCCCTATCACTGCTCTACATTGTGTAACAAGGAGGGAAGTTTGGGATCTAGTGGGTGACCGTGAAGACGCAGGTTTCTTCATCAGTGGGAGCACAGACTGCACA GTTAAGATCTGGGATCCTAGTTTACCCGTTGATTATGACTTATGCTATTGA
- the LOC112192651 gene encoding DENN domain and WD repeat-containing protein SCD1 isoform X2 translates to MSCLSCCVSFSMTASLRSANYASLVTDQSLVELHMAGLGLPDLDAWYMIETIAEKNNIGYTQFIKLRGLLSHVQQLRIGYWGISSFKAQSMSHGLASPRSKDAAVESQQPAEASGVGRSWVQSMFSRDNSTRLNSFSRVRKWTSDGGSPGSSVAKISCLHFMFFRYITIISCHEATNENGTSRKRELSAAGQKKTQTNVLVLRGHTGPITALHCVTRREVWDLVGDREDAGFFISGSTDCTVSFAFLFASTIQLHSQESIL, encoded by the exons ATGTCTTGTCTCAGTTGCTGCGTCTCTTTTTCCATGACTGCTTCATTGAG GTCGGCCAACTATGCCTCTTTGGTGACTGATCAATCTTTGGTGGAATTACACATG GCTGGACTAGGACTTCCTGATCTTGATGCATGGTACATGATTGAAACAATAGCTGAGAAGAACAACATTGGATACACACAATTT ATAAAGCTGAGGGGGTTATTGTCGCATGTTCAACAACTACGAATTGGTTACTGGGGAATCAGTTCTTTCAAGGCCCAATCCATGTCTCATGGATTAGCATCTCCACGTTCAAAAGATGCTGCAGTTGAGAGTCAGCAACCTGCCGAGGCCTCCGGTGTTGGGAGGAGCTGGGTTCAGAGCATGTTCAGTAGGGATAATTCAACCAGATTAAACTCTTTCAGTCGTGTTCGCAAATGGACTTCTGATGGTGGCTCTCCAGGTAGTTCAGTTGCTAAAATTAGTTGCTTGCATTTTATGTTTTTTCGATACATCACCATAATTTCTTGTCATGAAGCTACAAATGAAAATGGGACATCTCGTAAGAGAGAATTATCTGCAGCTGGACAGAAGAAAACCCAAACCAATGTTCTAGTACTTAGAGGCCATACTGGCCCTATCACTGCTCTACATTGTGTAACAAGGAGGGAAGTTTGGGATCTAGTGGGTGACCGTGAAGACGCAGGTTTCTTCATCAGTGGGAGCACAGACTGCACAGTGAGCTTCGCATTTTTATTTGCTTCTACCATACAACTCCATTCACAAGAGTCTATCCTGTAA
- the LOC112192651 gene encoding DENN domain and WD repeat-containing protein SCD1 isoform X1 has product MSCLSCCVSFSMTASLRRSANYASLVTDQSLVELHMAGLGLPDLDAWYMIETIAEKNNIGYTQFIKLRGLLSHVQQLRIGYWGISSFKAQSMSHGLASPRSKDAAVESQQPAEASGVGRSWVQSMFSRDNSTRLNSFSRVRKWTSDGGSPGSSVAKISCLHFMFFRYITIISCHEATNENGTSRKRELSAAGQKKTQTNVLVLRGHTGPITALHCVTRREVWDLVGDREDAGFFISGSTDCTVSFAFLFASTIQLHSQESIL; this is encoded by the exons ATGTCTTGTCTCAGTTGCTGCGTCTCTTTTTCCATGACTGCTTCATTGAGG AGGTCGGCCAACTATGCCTCTTTGGTGACTGATCAATCTTTGGTGGAATTACACATG GCTGGACTAGGACTTCCTGATCTTGATGCATGGTACATGATTGAAACAATAGCTGAGAAGAACAACATTGGATACACACAATTT ATAAAGCTGAGGGGGTTATTGTCGCATGTTCAACAACTACGAATTGGTTACTGGGGAATCAGTTCTTTCAAGGCCCAATCCATGTCTCATGGATTAGCATCTCCACGTTCAAAAGATGCTGCAGTTGAGAGTCAGCAACCTGCCGAGGCCTCCGGTGTTGGGAGGAGCTGGGTTCAGAGCATGTTCAGTAGGGATAATTCAACCAGATTAAACTCTTTCAGTCGTGTTCGCAAATGGACTTCTGATGGTGGCTCTCCAGGTAGTTCAGTTGCTAAAATTAGTTGCTTGCATTTTATGTTTTTTCGATACATCACCATAATTTCTTGTCATGAAGCTACAAATGAAAATGGGACATCTCGTAAGAGAGAATTATCTGCAGCTGGACAGAAGAAAACCCAAACCAATGTTCTAGTACTTAGAGGCCATACTGGCCCTATCACTGCTCTACATTGTGTAACAAGGAGGGAAGTTTGGGATCTAGTGGGTGACCGTGAAGACGCAGGTTTCTTCATCAGTGGGAGCACAGACTGCACAGTGAGCTTCGCATTTTTATTTGCTTCTACCATACAACTCCATTCACAAGAGTCTATCCTGTAA
- the LOC112192651 gene encoding DENN domain and WD repeat-containing protein SCD1 isoform X5 gives MSCLSCCVSFSMTASLRRSANYASLVTDQSLVELHMAGLGLPDLDAWYMIETIAEKNNIGYTQFIKLRGLLSHVQQLRIGYWGISSFKAQSMSHGLASPRSKDAAVESQQPAEASGVGRSWVQSMFSRDNSTRLNSFSRVRKWTSDGGSPAGQKKTQTNVLVLRGHTGPITALHCVTRREVWDLVGDREDAGFFISGSTDCTVSFAFLFASTIQLHSQESIL, from the exons ATGTCTTGTCTCAGTTGCTGCGTCTCTTTTTCCATGACTGCTTCATTGAGG AGGTCGGCCAACTATGCCTCTTTGGTGACTGATCAATCTTTGGTGGAATTACACATG GCTGGACTAGGACTTCCTGATCTTGATGCATGGTACATGATTGAAACAATAGCTGAGAAGAACAACATTGGATACACACAATTT ATAAAGCTGAGGGGGTTATTGTCGCATGTTCAACAACTACGAATTGGTTACTGGGGAATCAGTTCTTTCAAGGCCCAATCCATGTCTCATGGATTAGCATCTCCACGTTCAAAAGATGCTGCAGTTGAGAGTCAGCAACCTGCCGAGGCCTCCGGTGTTGGGAGGAGCTGGGTTCAGAGCATGTTCAGTAGGGATAATTCAACCAGATTAAACTCTTTCAGTCGTGTTCGCAAATGGACTTCTGATGGTGGCTCTCCAG CTGGACAGAAGAAAACCCAAACCAATGTTCTAGTACTTAGAGGCCATACTGGCCCTATCACTGCTCTACATTGTGTAACAAGGAGGGAAGTTTGGGATCTAGTGGGTGACCGTGAAGACGCAGGTTTCTTCATCAGTGGGAGCACAGACTGCACAGTGAGCTTCGCATTTTTATTTGCTTCTACCATACAACTCCATTCACAAGAGTCTATCCTGTAA
- the LOC112192651 gene encoding DENN domain and WD repeat-containing protein SCD1 isoform X4 has product MSCLSCCVSFSMTASLRRSANYASLVTDQSLVELHMAGLGLPDLDAWYMIETIAEKNNIGYTQFIKLRGLLSHVQQLRIGYWGISSFKAQSMSHGLASPRSKDAAVESQQPAEASGVGRSWVQSMFSRDNSTRLNSFSRVRKWTSDGGSPATNENGTSRKRELSAAGQKKTQTNVLVLRGHTGPITALHCVTRREVWDLVGDREDAGFFISGSTDCTVSFAFLFASTIQLHSQESIL; this is encoded by the exons ATGTCTTGTCTCAGTTGCTGCGTCTCTTTTTCCATGACTGCTTCATTGAGG AGGTCGGCCAACTATGCCTCTTTGGTGACTGATCAATCTTTGGTGGAATTACACATG GCTGGACTAGGACTTCCTGATCTTGATGCATGGTACATGATTGAAACAATAGCTGAGAAGAACAACATTGGATACACACAATTT ATAAAGCTGAGGGGGTTATTGTCGCATGTTCAACAACTACGAATTGGTTACTGGGGAATCAGTTCTTTCAAGGCCCAATCCATGTCTCATGGATTAGCATCTCCACGTTCAAAAGATGCTGCAGTTGAGAGTCAGCAACCTGCCGAGGCCTCCGGTGTTGGGAGGAGCTGGGTTCAGAGCATGTTCAGTAGGGATAATTCAACCAGATTAAACTCTTTCAGTCGTGTTCGCAAATGGACTTCTGATGGTGGCTCTCCAG CTACAAATGAAAATGGGACATCTCGTAAGAGAGAATTATCTGCAGCTGGACAGAAGAAAACCCAAACCAATGTTCTAGTACTTAGAGGCCATACTGGCCCTATCACTGCTCTACATTGTGTAACAAGGAGGGAAGTTTGGGATCTAGTGGGTGACCGTGAAGACGCAGGTTTCTTCATCAGTGGGAGCACAGACTGCACAGTGAGCTTCGCATTTTTATTTGCTTCTACCATACAACTCCATTCACAAGAGTCTATCCTGTAA